Proteins from a single region of Synchiropus splendidus isolate RoL2022-P1 chromosome 3, RoL_Sspl_1.0, whole genome shotgun sequence:
- the dock11 gene encoding dedicator of cytokinesis protein 11 isoform X4: MSEVRKFTKRLSKPGTAAEVRQSVSEAVKSSVDPVEQPKIIEPLDYEAVVFQRKAQIHSDPHRDLLLCPVDDVSESHIPRQRKTVVPSVPQNAEQEAKTLFAKECIKMYNSDWRVINYKYEAYSGDFRMLPSKGLKTDKLPTQVFEIDEDARDEDSSSLCSQRGGIMKQGWLQKANINSSLSVSMRVFKRRYFYLSQLPDGSYILNSYKDEKNCKDTKGSIYLDSCIDVIQSPKMRRNGFELKMQDRYSHFLAADTEAEMEDWVSTLKQALQSTGEACQERRNGAESLDCVLDDDTSSLGKGDSLLENIGRSLHPELMKFARETDQVNKMNRNDGRQKLFSLDPETQKLDFSGIEPDVKPFEERFGRRFVVTCHDLTFSLQACVNERSDAVPTNVEPFFVSLALFDVSKNCKISADFHVDLNPPCVREMLTDTSGKLSPSSDSEGDGRVREGVTNGDSARGNSLPVLQRVSEALLRFPTQGIFSVTNPHADIFLVARVEKVLQNGITHCAEPYMKTSDASKTAQKVLKAAKQTCQRLGQYRMPFAWAAKQVFKDAQGGLDMDGKFSPLYRQDSSKITTEDLIKLLADIRKPEKSKLQVIPGQLNVTVECVPPDFPNTVTSSYVPVKPFEDACERVSVEVEEFLPDEAKYNYPFTSYKNQFYIYPLQLKYDNQKTFTKARNIAVCIQFRDTDEEGAAPVKCIYGKPGDSLFTGCSYAAVLHHNQSPEFYDEVKVELPVHLHEKHHVLFTFYHISCESSNKTGSKKREGVESLVGYSWMPLLKEGRMQSTELHLPVAATLPPGYLCQDSRKSQPDIKWVENAKTLFRVRTHVASTINTQDLHLHKFFQHCQLIAVTSEGNQAELIKYLKCLHAMETHVIINFLPIVLNQLFQVLSTTTKVAHDIAVNSLRVIIHIVSRCHEEGLEHFLRSYVKFVFANRSPVSGHLANTHEVLATSVTAILKQTADFNTSNKLLKYSWFFFETMAKSMAQYLQEENRMKMPRSQRFPDSFHQALQSLVLSIMPHITIRHTEIPEEARCVNLSLAAFIKRCLTFMNRSFAFSLINHYMCHFTLKDPKGLTEMKFDFLMSVCNHEHFIPLNLPMAFGRTKLQRVQDFIPYATELFGPVDQSLEFSLTEDYCRNHFLVGLLMREVVEALLQGPEVRQLAVSVLKNLLIKHSADDRYTTYKNQQARICLLYLPLLELLYRNLKQLSAQSSASSPGLGLNGSRDDLMSNTSVDSRRVSAALDKDHGVLLQNGHVRREDSRGSLFMDLGTPDSFELQRRGSSMSSSPVPSTSRLGRYEIRGLLLSFLHIVKTLSEDTLAAYWMKLNPPDVMNFLSLLEICLVQFRYIGKRNIGRSQDACASKLFSPDRKSQTMPAMRYNRASLLQTKISQFSTMEASLTLNIGTGPSEAEIHHLALLEGNISTEVCLSVLDVLALFCQCFKTQLMESEGHNPLMKKVFDVYLTFLQVGQSEAALKHVFAALRAFIHKFPSVLFKGRVTLCEALCCEVLKCCVSRLASLRAEASALLYLLMKNNYDFTKRKTFLRTHLQIIIAVSQLISDVALSGSSRFQESLSIINNFANSDKAMKSTSFPSEVKGLTKRIRTVLMATAQMKEHEKDPEMLLDLQYSLARSYASTPELRRTWLDSMARAHLKNGDLSEAAMCYVHVAALVAEYLHRKKLFPSGLAAFKRITFNIDEEAAMKEDTGMQDVYYTEEVLVEHLEVCVEALWKAERYELITHVAKLIIPIYEKHHEYQKLSRLYDTLHRAYNKIMEVIQSGRRLLGTFFRVAFYGQVSSSKGFFEEEDGKEYIYKEPKLTTLAEISQRLMALYGEKFGPENVKIIQDSNKVNPKDLESKFAYVQVTFVKPFFEEKEAPEKKTDFEKNHNINRFVFESPYTLSGKKHGGVEEQCKRRIVLTTANTFPYVKKRVEVVGEKHVELKPVDVAIDEMKARTAELTKLCSSQEVDMIQLQLKLQGCVSVQVNAGPMAYARAFLDDKKSSQSNNKKVKDLKDIFRRFVQACSMALDINERLIKEDQFEYHEGLKSNFKEMVKELSDIIHEQIYQEDMMRSLLHNSLHVFRAISGTCTDLG; encoded by the exons GACTCGTCATCGTTGTGCTCTCAGAGGGGCGGCATCATGAAGCAGGGCTGGCTCCAGAAGGCCAACATCAACAGCAGTTTGTCTGTCTCCATGAGG GTGTTCAAGAGGAGGTACTTCTACCTCTCACAGCTGCCAGATGGCTCCTACATCCTCAATTCCTATAAGGATGAGAAGAACTGCAAGGACACGAAAGGCTCCATCTACTTGGACTCATGTATTGATGTCATTCAG AGTCCAAAGATGCGGCGTAATGGCTTTGAGTTGAAGATGCAGGACCGCTACAGCCACTTCTTGGCTGCAGACACTGAGGCCGAGATGGAAGACTGGGTCTCCACGCTGAAGCAGGCTCTTCAGAGCACAGGGGAGGCATGTCAGGAGCGTCGGAATGGAGCTGAGTCACTGGACTGTGTCCTGG ACGATGACACCAGCAGCCTGGGCAAAGGAGACAGCTTACTGGAAAATATTGGGCGGAGCTTACATCCAGAACTGATGAAG TTTGCCAGAGAGACTGATCAAGTCAACAAGATGAACAGAAATGATGGGCGACAGAAACTTTTCTCTCTGGATCCGGAAACTCAA AAGTTGGACTTTTCTGGCATCGAACCAGATGTGAAGCCATTTGAGGAGCGCTTTGGTCGGCGTTTTGTGGTTACTTGCCATGATCTGACCTTCAGTCTGCAGgcttgtgtgaatgagaggagtGATGCTGTCCCGACCAAT GTGGAACCCTTCTTCGTCAGTCTTGCTCTCTTCGATGTCTCCAAGAACTGCAAGATCTCTGCTGACTTCCACGTGGACTTGAACCCGCCCTGTGTCAGGGAGATGCTGACTGACACTTCTGGCAAACTCTCCCCTTCCTCTGACTCAGAGGGGGACGGACGAGTGCGGGAGGGGGTCACCAACGGCGATTCAGCCAGAGGGAACAGTCTTCCTGTGTTGCAGAGAGTGTCAGAGGCTCTGCTGCGTTTTCCTACTCAG GGTATTTTCTCAGTGACCAACCCCCACGCTGACATCTTCCTGGTGGCCCGTGTGGAGAAGGTGCTCCAGAATGGCATCACCCACTGTGCTGAGCCGTACATGAAGACCTCGGATGCCAGCAAG ACAGCTCAGAAGGTTCTCAAAGCTGCCAAGCAGACCTGCCAACGACTTGGACAGTACAGGATGCCATTTGCTTGGGCTGCCAA GCAGGTGTTCAAGGACGCTCAGGGTGGTCTGGATATGGATGGGAAGTTTTCTCCTCTCTATAGACAGGACAGCAGCAAAATCACCACTGAGGACCTCATCAAGCTGCTGGCTGATATCAGGAA GCCGGAGAAGAGCAAGCTCCAGGTCATCCCGGGTCAGCTCAACGTCACCGTTGAGTGTGTACCGCCAGACTTCCCCA ACACAGTCACCTCCTCATACGTACCGGTGAAGCCGTTTGAGGATGCATGCGAGCGAGTGTCTGTGGAAGTGGAGGAGTTTCTCCCTGATGAGGCCAAGTACAACTATCCCTTCACCTCCTACAAGAACCAGTTTTACATTTACCCACTTCAGCTCAAGTACGACAACCAGAAGACCTTCACTAAG GCGAGGAACATCGCAGTCTGCATCCAGTTTAGAGACACAGATGAAGAAGGTGCTGCTCCTGTAAAG TGCATCTATGGGAAACCAGGAGACTCACTCTTCACTGGCTGCAGCTACGCAGCGGTCCTGCACCACAACCAGAGCCCTGAGTTCTATGATGAG GTGAAGGTCGAGCTGCCAGTCCACCTGCATGAAAAACACCACGTCCTTTTCACCTTCTATCACATTAGCTGTGAGTCCAGCAACAAGACTGGCAGTAAGAAGAGGGAAGGAGTGGAGTCATTAG TGGGCTACTCATGGATGCCTCTGCTGAAAGAAGGCAGGATGCAGTCCACGGAGCTTCATCTCCCGGTCGCTGCTACCCTTCCGCCAGGATACCTGTGCCAGGACTCCCGAAAG TCGCAGCCAGACATCAAATGGGTGGAGAACGCAAAGACGCTCTTTCGAGTCAGAACTCATGTAGCCTCAACAATAAACACTCAG GACCTTCACCTCCACAAGTTCTTCCAGCACTGTCAGCTCATAGCAGTCACATCTGAGGGGAACCAGGCGGAACTCATCAAGTACTTGAAG TGCCTTCATGCCATGGAGACACACGTTATCATCAACTTCTTGCCCATCGTGCTGAATCAGCTGTTCCAGGTGCTTTCAACGACAACCAAAGTTGCCCATGACATTGCTGTCAACTCCCTCCG TGTGATCATCCACATTGTCTCCAGATGTCATGAAGAAGGGCTGGAGCACTTTCTGCGCTCCTATGTTAAG TTTGTGTTTGCCAACCGCAGTCCTGTTTCAGGACACCTTGCCAACACTCATGAGGTGCTGGCCACTTCAGTCACAGCCATCCTCAAACAGACAGCCGACTTTAACACAAGCAATAAACTACTCAAG TATTCCTGGTTCTTCTTTGAAACCATGGCCAAGTCCATGGCCCAGTATCTGCAGGAGGAAAACCGTatgaag ATGCCGCGGAGTCAGAGGTTTCCAGACAGCTTCCATCAAGCACTCCAGTCACTGGTGCTGTCCATAATGCCGCACATCACCATCCGCCACACAGAAATCCCAGAAGAAGCTCGCTGCGTCAACCTGAGTCTGGCTGCTTTCATCAAG AGGTGTTTGACCTTCATGAACCGAAGTTTTGCCTTCAGTCTCATCAACCACTACATGTGTCATTTCACTCTCAAGGACCCAAAG GGTCTTACTGAGATGAAGTTTGACTTCCTAATGTCAGTGTGCAACCACGAACATTTCATCCCCCTCAATCTCCCCATGGCATTTGGTCGCACTAAACTGCAAAGGGTTCAAG ATTTTATTCCGTATGCGACGGAGCTTTTTGGCCCAGTAG ATCAAAGTCTGGAGTTCAGCCTCACTGAGGACTATTGTCGGAACCATTTCCTGGTGGGTCTCCTGATGAGGGAAGTAGTGGAGGCCTTACTGCAAGGCCCAGAGGTCCGGCAGCTGGCCGTGAGTGTCCTTAAAAACCTCCTCATCAAGCACTCCGCTGATGACCGCTATACCACTTACAAA AACCAGCAGGCCAGGATCTGTCTGCTCTACCTTCCACTACTGGAGCTACTCTACCGAAACCTAAAGCAGCTGTCAGCACAGTCTTCCGCCTCCAGCCCGGGGCTAGGTCTTAAT GGCTCCAGGGATGACCTGATGTCCAATACTTCTGTCGACAGCAGGAGAGTCAGCGCCGCGCTAGACAAAGACCATG GTGTTTTGCTGCAGAATGGCCATGTAAGGAGAGAGGATTCCAGAGGATCGCTCTTCATGGATCTAGGAACGCCGGACAGTTTTGAG CTGCAGAGACGCGGTTCCTCCATGAGCAGCAGTCCAGTCCCGTCCACATCCAGACTGGGTCGTTACGAGATCCGAGGCCTACTGCTCTCTTTCCTGCACATTGTAAAAACTCTGTCAGAAG ACACTTTGGCTGCTTACTGGATGAAACTTAACCCACCAGATGTCATGAACTTCCTGAGTTTACTAGA GATCTGCCTTGTCCAATTCCGATACATTGGGAAGCGCAATATTGGGAG GAGTCAAGACGCGTGTGCTTCCAAGCTCTTCTCACCGGACAGGAAGTCACAGACGATGCCAGCCATGCGCTACAACCGAGCCAGTCTGTTGCAGACGAAGATCAGTCAGTTCAGCACCATGGAGGCATCGCTCACCCTCAACATAG GGACTGGCCCTTCAGAGGCAGAAATCCATCATCTGGCTCTACTAGAAGGAAACATCTCCACAGAGGTCTGCCTGAGTGTTCTGGATGTTCTCGCTCTCTTTTGTCAGTGCTTCAAG ACCCAGCTCATGGAGAGTGAAGGACATAATCCCCTAATGAAGAAAGTGTTTGATGTTTACCTGACCTTCCTTCAAGTTGGCCAATCAGAGGCTGCCCTCAAGCATGTGTTTGCTGCCCTCAGGGCTTTTATTCACAAG TTCCCTTCGGTGCTGTTCAAGGGCCGAGTGACGCTTTGCGAGGCTCTTTGCTGCGAGGTGCTCAAATGCTGTGTGTCTCGACTGGCGTCCTTACGCGCCGAGGCGTCTGCTCTGCTCTACCTGCTCATGAAGAACAACTACGACTTCACTAAGAGGAAGACCTTTCTGCGTACCCACCTGCAG ATCATCATTGCAGTGAGTCAGCTGATCTCTGATGTGGCACTTAGTGGCAGCTCCCGCTTCCAGGAGTCACTTTCTATAATCAACAACTTTGCAAACAGTGACAAGGCCATGAAG TCTACGTCATTTCCATCAGAGGTAAAGGGTCTGACCAAGAGGATCAGAACGGTGCTGATGGCCACGGCCCAAATGAAGGAGCATGAAAAAGACCCTGAGATGCTGCTGGACCTGCAGTACAGCCTGGCCCGCTCCTATGCCAGCACTCCAGAACTGAGGCGGACCTGGCTGGACAGCATGGCCAGAGCACACCTGAAGAATGGAGACCTATCTGAG GCCGCCATGTGTTACGTTCATGTTGCAGCGCTGGTCGCCGAATATTTGCACAGAAAAA AGCTGTTCCCCAGTGGTCTTGCAGCCTTTAAAAGGATCACTTTCAATATTGATGAGGAAGCCGCCATGAAGGAAGACACTGGCATGCAGGATGTCTACTACACCGAA GAAGTGTTGGTGGAACACCTTGAGGTTTGCGTGGAGGCACTCTGGAAAGCTGAGCGCTATGAGCTCATCACACATGTCGCTAAACTGATCATCCCAATATACGAGAAGCATCATGAGTACCAG AAACTAAGTCGTCTTTATGACACGCTGCACCGAGCCTACAACAAGATTATGGAGGTGATCCAGTCGGGCCGCAGATTGCTGGGGACATTCTTCAGAGTGGCTTTTTATGGACAGGTCAGTTCTTCCAAG GGATTttttgaggaagaggatggcAAAGAGTACATCTACAAGGAGCCCAAACTCACCACGCTGGCAGAAATCTCTCAGCGACTCATGGCACTTTATGGGGAGAAGTTTGGACCAGAGAACGTCAAGATAATCCAGGACTCAAACAAG GTAAATCCAAAGGACTTGGAGTCCAAATTTGCCTACGTCCAGGTGACCTTCGTCAAGCCCTTCTTTGAGGAGAAGGAGGctccagagaagaagacagactTTGAGAAGAATCACAACATCAACCGTTTTGTGTTTGAGAGTCCATACACGCTGTCAGGGAAGAAACATGgtggtgtggaggagcagtgcaAGAGGAGGATCGTCCTCACAA CCGCCAACACTTTCCCCTACGTGAAGAAGCGTGTGgaggtggtgggggagaagCATGTGGAGCTCAAGCCAGTGGACGTGGCCATCGACGAGATGAAGGCCCGCACAGCTGAGCTGACTAAGCTCTGCTCCAGCCAGGAGGTGGACATGATCCAGCTGCAGCTCAAACTTCAGGGCTGCGTCTCTGTGCAG GTGAATGCTGGTCCGATGGCCTACGCCAGAGCCTTTCTAGATGATAAGAAGTCCAGCCAGTCCAACAACAAGAAGGTGAAAGACCTGAAGGACATTTTTAG GCGTTTTGTGCAAGCCTGCAGCATGGCCCTGGACATCAACGAGCGTTTAATCAAGGAAGACCAGTTTGAGTACCACGAAGGCCTCAAGTCCAACTTCAAGGAGATGGTGAAGGAGCTCTCTGACATCATCCATGAGCAG ATCTACCAGGAGGACATGATGCGTTCACTGTTGCACAACTCTCTGCATGTGTTCCGGGCCATCAGTGGGACGTGCACAGATCTGGGCTAA